A genomic segment from Treponema sp. Marseille-Q3903 encodes:
- a CDS encoding RHS repeat-associated core domain-containing protein, whose product MIDLKYDDNGRETQRKFSSGVTQNKVYDNAGRVVFISQNVFGKTTWAEGYVYAEDGKRTGTVDLNGAVTLYEYNKKGKLSAVYYPYTKAMVDKFKAEADENMLSVNEDMAENKFLDADTKGKLAAVLNYAGFGFGDKITTMQLFIKESYEYDRNGNRIKSVTKNGTINYNYDEENRLVSSGSNGRVCVKYMYDRNGNMLARESGLKFEKYSYSSRNRLCSSQIIDKREKTQSESRYAYDAFGRRILVQDRDEACMKSIYDGFTFDIIKQSPTFANGMFTDSNETGLRISRTGRPTGDRYRYLEDDKNDGNRYYNIDEGNYKTVSSRYVGERTLINVNGVAAAQNADGNVSYFTTDLLGSVRATTDNSAFETDTYSYDAFGSLVQGDLSGTKDLGYLGKQFDKATGLYNYGYRDYKPDVSRFTTVDPIRDGANWFVYCDGDSVNFVDLWGLAPRNMSQEDREAYMNTIRGYQDYVNNANEMGIPDNYDCADTMTYLYGQGTSATSLGNLSRNLTHDGNPIGLDIGNIQSRDFFSTQTNNITFYSNKDFNNSNVEIGTVLVWQGPGANGGTGWIGHTATVADVTRDNNGNVTNIKIIQGHTGGNQTEVVNIPNQAELDSYVGTFLGFGELGKNSITPLNNSTAIFKNK is encoded by the coding sequence ATGATAGATTTAAAGTATGATGATAACGGTCGAGAGACGCAGCGAAAGTTCTCAAGCGGAGTCACACAGAACAAAGTCTATGATAATGCCGGAAGAGTTGTCTTTATAAGCCAAAATGTTTTTGGAAAGACAACTTGGGCAGAAGGCTACGTCTATGCCGAGGATGGAAAGAGAACTGGAACAGTAGACCTGAATGGGGCTGTAACCTTGTACGAATACAATAAAAAAGGCAAGCTTTCCGCAGTCTATTATCCATACACAAAAGCGATGGTCGATAAGTTTAAGGCAGAAGCGGATGAGAACATGCTTTCTGTAAATGAAGATATGGCAGAAAACAAGTTTCTTGACGCTGACACTAAAGGAAAGTTAGCCGCAGTCCTCAACTATGCAGGGTTTGGTTTTGGAGATAAAATAACTACAATGCAGCTTTTCATAAAGGAAAGCTATGAGTATGACAGAAACGGCAACAGGATTAAGTCTGTCACTAAAAATGGGACAATCAATTACAACTATGATGAAGAAAACAGGCTTGTTTCCAGTGGCAGTAACGGCAGAGTTTGTGTAAAATACATGTATGACAGGAACGGAAACATGCTGGCAAGGGAATCGGGTCTGAAGTTTGAAAAATATTCATACAGCAGCCGGAACAGGCTTTGCAGTTCACAGATTATAGATAAAAGGGAAAAAACACAATCAGAGAGCCGTTACGCATACGACGCATTCGGCAGGCGAATCCTAGTTCAAGACCGAGATGAGGCTTGTATGAAAAGCATCTACGACGGCTTTACTTTTGATATCATAAAACAAAGCCCGACGTTTGCAAACGGCATGTTTACAGACAGCAATGAGACAGGACTTAGAATAAGCCGCACAGGACGCCCGACAGGAGACCGCTACCGCTATCTTGAGGACGACAAAAACGATGGGAACAGATATTACAACATCGATGAAGGAAACTACAAAACTGTGAGCAGCCGTTACGTTGGAGAGAGAACGCTTATAAATGTGAACGGAGTAGCCGCCGCCCAGAACGCTGATGGAAATGTCTCATATTTCACGACAGACTTACTAGGAAGTGTGAGAGCGACTACAGACAATTCTGCCTTTGAGACAGATACATACTCCTACGACGCATTCGGCTCACTTGTACAAGGAGACCTAAGTGGCACAAAAGACTTAGGCTATCTAGGGAAGCAGTTTGACAAGGCAACGGGATTGTACAACTACGGTTACCGAGACTACAAGCCAGATGTCTCAAGGTTCACGACAGTAGACCCAATCAGAGATGGGGCAAACTGGTTTGTGTACTGCGATGGTGATTCGGTGAACTTTGTGGATTTGTGGGGGCTGGCTCCGAGAAATATGTCACAGGAGGATCGAGAAGCCTATATGAACACAATAAGAGGATATCAAGATTATGTAAATAATGCTAATGAAATGGGAATCCCAGATAATTATGATTGTGCTGACACTATGACATATTTATATGGACAGGGAACGTCTGCAACTTCTTTGGGAAATTTATCAAGGAATTTAACTCATGATGGGAACCCTATAGGTTTAGACATAGGTAATATCCAATCAAGAGATTTCTTTTCTACACAAACTAATAATATAACTTTCTATTCTAATAAAGATTTTAATAATAGCAATGTGGAGATTGGTACTGTTCTTGTCTGGCAAGGACCAGGGGCAAATGGTGGAACTGGCTGGATAGGGCATACAGCGACTGTGGCTGATGTTACAAGAGATAATAATGGAAATGTTACTAATATAAAGATAATACAAGGACATACTGGTGGAAATCAAACTGAAGTAGTTAATATTCCAAACCAAGCAGAACTTGATTCATATGTAGGAACATTCCTTGGGTTTGGAGAATTAGGAAAAAATTCAATAACTCCATTAAATAATTCAACGGCTATTTTTAAGAATAAATAG
- a CDS encoding RHS repeat-associated core domain-containing protein produces MVDKFKAESEENKLSVNEDMAENKFLDVATKGKLATVLNYAGFGFGDRITTMQLFIKESYEYDKNGNRIKTVTKNGAIDYNYDEENRLVSSGSNGRVCVKYMYDRNGNMLARESGLKAEKYSYNSQNRLCESVVIDRENKTQSVSRYAYDAFGRRILVQDRDEACMKSIYDGFTFDIIKQSPAFANGLFTDSNETGLRISRTGRPTGDRYRYLEDDKNDGNRYYNIDEGNYKTVSSRYVGERTLINVNGVAAAQNADGNISYFTTDLLGSVRAATDNSAFETGTYTYDAFGSLVQGDLSGAKDLGYLGKQFDKATGLYNYGYRDYSPAVSRFTTVDPIKDGTNWFVYCDGDSVNFVDLWGLKVDPIKSHYHMTGNNTQIPNSDGTTINLGGCAITLDTNVSYTNGNQNISPTTICQNSNNFTERGDLIWNNPLPSNVSTSGSMRKPLTVQDYNNYDSSAEHYNIGIKVQYSGSATQPSTSSHWVGCNGVYTDDNGTQYYIVSATSDNDSVMGTDTTGNNRGGLGWKNIDDVGIVVPVELCTDYIVYNISNTSNKNK; encoded by the coding sequence ATGGTCGATAAGTTTAAGGCGGAGTCGGAGGAGAACAAGCTTTCTGTAAATGAAGATATGGCAGAAAACAAGTTTCTTGACGTTGCCACTAAAGGAAAGTTAGCCACAGTCCTCAACTATGCAGGTTTTGGTTTTGGAGATAGAATAACTACAATGCAGTTGTTTATAAAAGAAAGCTATGAGTATGACAAAAATGGCAACAGAATCAAGACGGTGACTAAAAATGGCGCGATAGACTACAACTATGATGAAGAAAACAGGCTTGTTTCCAGTGGCAGTAACGGCAGAGTTTGTGTAAAATACATGTATGACAGGAACGGAAACATGCTGGCAAGGGAATCGGGTCTGAAGGCTGAAAAATATTCATACAATAGTCAAAACAGGCTCTGTGAGAGCGTTGTGATTGACCGCGAAAACAAGACACAATCGGTGAGCCGTTACGCATACGACGCATTCGGCAGGCGAATCCTAGTTCAAGACCGAGATGAGGCTTGCATGAAAAGCATCTACGACGGTTTTACTTTTGATATCATAAAACAAAGCCCGGCGTTTGCAAACGGACTTTTTACGGACAGTAACGAGACAGGGCTTAGAATAAGCCGCACAGGACGCCCGACAGGAGACCGCTACCGCTATCTTGAGGACGACAAAAACGACGGAAACAGATATTACAACATCGATGAAGGAAACTACAAAACTGTGAGCAGCCGTTATGTTGGGGAGAGAACGCTTATAAATGTAAACGGAGTAGCCGCTGCCCAGAACGCTGATGGGAATATCTCATATTTCACGACAGACTTACTAGGAAGTGTGAGAGCGGCTACAGACAATTCTGCCTTTGAGACGGGTACATACACCTACGACGCATTCGGCTCACTTGTACAAGGTGACTTAAGCGGCGCAAAAGACTTAGGCTACCTAGGAAAGCAGTTCGACAAGGCAACAGGATTGTACAACTACGGCTACCGAGACTACAGCCCAGCGGTCTCAAGGTTCACGACAGTAGACCCAATCAAAGATGGGACAAACTGGTTTGTGTACTGTGATGGTGATTCGGTGAACTTTGTGGATTTGTGGGGGCTGAAAGTTGATCCAATAAAATCTCATTATCACATGACAGGCAATAATACTCAAATTCCAAATAGTGATGGAACTACGATTAATCTAGGAGGATGTGCTATCACATTAGATACAAATGTTTCATATACGAATGGGAATCAAAATATTTCTCCAACAACTATTTGTCAAAATAGCAACAATTTCACAGAAAGAGGAGACTTAATTTGGAATAATCCATTACCATCAAATGTAAGTACTTCGGGTTCAATGAGAAAACCTTTAACTGTACAAGACTATAATAATTATGATTCAAGTGCAGAACATTACAACATAGGTATAAAGGTACAATATAGTGGTTCCGCGACACAGCCAAGTACTTCTTCTCATTGGGTAGGATGTAATGGTGTTTATACAGATGATAATGGCACCCAATATTATATAGTTTCAGCGACTTCGGATAATGACAGTGTTATGGGAACAGATACAACTGGAAATAATAGAGGTGGATTAGGTTGGAAAAATATTGATGATGTTGGAATTGTTGTTCCTGTAGAGCTCTGTACAGATTATATCGTTTATAATATTTCGAATACTTCGAATAAAAATAAATAA
- a CDS encoding RHS repeat-associated core domain-containing protein, whose translation MKSETYSYNSQNRLCESVVIDRENKTQSESRYAYDAFGSLVQGDLSGAKDLGYLGKQFDKATGLYNYGYRDYSPAVARFTTVDPIRDGTNWFVYCDGDSVNFVDPDGRFVNVIIGATVGFVSSAATEIGGRMINGQSFGDAVKNTFTDKTSLAIIGTSTLIGAATSGVSSLAVNATTKAVTTAASAGLKTGVQAIGEIAVKTVAINTVAGAVDAGAKDFVTHAIKGESESFGEIASTMGQGALSAALFSGITQGIIASGTTATGEVGNLLTGTMKEFRVNQPKWAGTTGVVGENVVPTIIDIKNSIYKK comes from the coding sequence TTGAAATCTGAGACGTATTCATACAATAGTCAAAACAGGCTCTGTGAGAGCGTTGTGATTGACCGCGAAAACAAGACACAATCAGAGAGCCGTTACGCATACGACGCATTCGGCTCACTTGTACAAGGTGACTTGAGTGGCGCAAAAGACTTAGGCTACCTGGGGAAGCAGTTTGACAAGGCAACAGGATTGTACAATTACGGCTACAGGGACTACAGCCCAGCTGTAGCAAGGTTCACGACAGTAGACCCAATCAGAGATGGGACAAACTGGTTTGTGTACTGTGATGGAGATTCTGTAAACTTTGTGGATCCTGATGGAAGGTTTGTAAATGTTATTATTGGTGCGACAGTTGGTTTCGTATCTTCAGCTGCAACAGAGATTGGTGGAAGAATGATTAATGGTCAAAGTTTTGGAGATGCTGTAAAAAATACCTTTACAGATAAAACTTCTTTGGCAATTATTGGAACATCAACATTGATTGGTGCTGCTACATCCGGTGTATCAAGTTTGGCTGTAAATGCTACTACAAAAGCTGTGACTACGGCAGCGTCAGCTGGGTTGAAAACTGGAGTTCAAGCTATAGGTGAAATTGCAGTAAAGACTGTGGCAATTAATACCGTGGCAGGTGCGGTTGATGCCGGTGCTAAAGATTTTGTGACTCATGCAATAAAAGGGGAATCAGAATCTTTTGGAGAAATAGCTTCTACTATGGGACAAGGTGCTTTATCTGCAGCTTTATTTAGTGGGATTACTCAGGGAATAATCGCATCAGGAACAACAGCAACTGGCGAAGTTGGAAATCTTCTTACAGGAACTATGAAAGAATTTAGAGTTAATCAACCGAAATGGGCAGGCACAACTGGGGTTGTTGGAGAAAATGTTGTTCCCACTATAATTGATATAAAAAATAGTATTTATAAAAAATAG
- a CDS encoding TNT domain-containing protein, with protein MNFVDLWGLSVSDGNKTAIFSTAENAFNLDFGRDYSAMAVQNFKNGHPVLGTIQMLDSACEIVYDVVAAYGSASIISTFVTTSTALPETSESWLQQNGKPNYPPNNGAALHTEVTKTLEVGTKVGRYGDIGPKSSFVTDTTSTASELSLPPWTNPATYQEFTVVKPITNVVSSEVEAWADSAGGGTQYVLLQTIIQLQQDGFIR; from the coding sequence GTGAACTTTGTGGATTTGTGGGGATTGAGTGTAAGCGATGGAAATAAAACTGCTATTTTTTCGACTGCAGAAAATGCTTTCAATCTTGATTTTGGAAGAGATTATTCTGCGATGGCTGTTCAAAATTTTAAGAATGGACATCCCGTTTTAGGCACAATCCAAATGTTGGATTCGGCTTGTGAAATTGTATATGATGTAGTAGCGGCCTACGGAAGTGCAAGCATTATAAGTACCTTTGTAACTACATCAACAGCTTTACCAGAGACATCGGAAAGTTGGTTACAACAAAATGGTAAACCTAATTATCCGCCAAATAATGGTGCTGCGTTACATACAGAAGTAACCAAAACGCTTGAAGTTGGTACTAAGGTTGGAAGGTATGGAGATATTGGACCAAAAAGTTCATTCGTTACTGATACAACTTCAACAGCCTCAGAGTTAAGTCTACCACCATGGACAAATCCTGCGACCTACCAAGAATTTACAGTAGTAAAACCAATAACCAATGTTGTTAGTTCGGAAGTAGAAGCATGGGCAGATTCTGCAGGTGGAGGGACACAATATGTTCTTCTTCAGACAATTATTCAGTTACAGCAGGACGGTTTTATACGATGA
- a CDS encoding RHS repeat domain-containing protein produces MVNKFKAEADENMLSVNEDMAENKFLDADTKGKLAAILNYAGFGFGDKITTMQLFIKESYEYDKNGNRIKTVTKNGAIDYNYDEENRLVSSGSNGRVCVKYTYDRNGNMLARESGLKSEKYSYSSRNRLCSSQIIDKREKTQSVSHYAYDAFGSPVEGPELRTAGT; encoded by the coding sequence ATGGTCAATAAGTTTAAGGCAGAAGCGGATGAGAACATGCTTTCTGTAAATGAAGATATGGCAGAAAACAAGTTTCTTGACGCTGACACTAAAGGAAAGTTAGCCGCAATCCTCAACTATGCAGGGTTTGGTTTTGGAGATAAAATAACTACAATGCAGTTGTTTATAAAAGAAAGCTATGAGTATGACAAAAACGGAAACAGAATCAAAACAGTGACTAAAAATGGCGCTATAGACTACAACTATGATGAAGAAAACAGGCTTGTTTCCAGTGGCAGCAACGGCAGAGTTTGTGTAAAATATACGTATGACAGGAATGGAAACATGCTGGCAAGGGAATCGGGTCTGAAGTCTGAAAAATATTCATACAGCAGCCGGAACAGGCTTTGCAGTTCACAGATTATAGATAAAAGGGAAAAGACACAGTCGGTGAGCCACTACGCATACGACGCATTCGGCTCTCCTGTTGAAGGTCCGGAGCTGCGGACTGCGGGTACCTAG
- a CDS encoding transposase, translated as MHSDGTLVWLCFRPRNEHDSKTFVDITEGLEDIFVTDADYLLKEDDLKKMYESGRKTCTATRKNMNRPMAKEQFQILLKRNRIENVWSVMKMNYNLIYHRETSVSGMFRHFFYSISAFLFHLVEDAKLWFLPNLAAVEKLEF; from the coding sequence CTGCACTCTGACGGTACATTAGTCTGGCTCTGCTTCCGTCCCCGCAATGAGCATGACAGCAAGACTTTTGTAGATATTACGGAAGGGCTTGAAGACATCTTCGTTACTGACGCAGACTATCTTCTGAAAGAGGATGACTTGAAGAAAATGTATGAGTCAGGCAGAAAAACTTGTACTGCAACCAGAAAGAACATGAACCGTCCTATGGCAAAGGAACAGTTTCAGATTCTTCTAAAACGCAATAGAATCGAAAATGTTTGGTCTGTTATGAAGATGAATTACAATCTGATTTATCACAGGGAAACAAGCGTAAGCGGAATGTTCAGACACTTCTTCTACAGTATATCTGCATTTTTATTTCATTTAGTTGAAGATGCAAAGCTATGGTTCTTACCTAATCTTGCTGCCGTTGAAAAACTTGAATTTTGA
- a CDS encoding ATP-binding protein: MFRRKIMLELENWKNSSGKKKAIAIKGLRQIGKTYSVREFAKKNYKNSIYVNFKENESAKKIFDYDLNVNRIIIDLSALFPDSRFEEGNTVIIFDEIQECANARSSIKPFCEDGRFDIIATGSLLGIKGYNKKKGKGVPTGFERVVYMKPMDFEEFLWAKGINENVIAYIRECYETKTPVSEATHQAMLRYFKEYICVGGLPYIVDRFISTNDMNVVWQEQHDIIEEYKDDFGKHLDENENEKIDISLLGRINRVFDSIPAQLAKENKKFVFSALEKKGRSEKYLPAIQWLCDFGIINLCYNLNNISEPLEGNKIDNIFKIYIQDSGLFISMLDRDCAAKILSGDLGFYKGAIFENIIADSFSKQDKKLYYFHKDSGLEIDFISKVKDEISLIEVKSTTGNTKSANTVLKNPQYDVNVCYKLSENNVGVAENKITIPYYMAFLL, encoded by the coding sequence ATGTTTAGAAGAAAAATAATGTTAGAGCTAGAAAATTGGAAGAACTCTAGTGGAAAAAAGAAAGCTATCGCTATAAAAGGTCTTCGGCAGATTGGAAAAACTTATAGTGTTCGTGAATTTGCAAAAAAGAATTATAAAAATAGTATTTATGTAAATTTCAAAGAAAATGAAAGTGCAAAAAAAATTTTTGATTATGATTTGAATGTTAATAGAATTATTATAGATTTATCGGCTTTATTTCCTGATTCTCGATTTGAAGAAGGAAATACTGTAATAATATTTGATGAAATACAAGAATGTGCTAATGCTCGATCTAGTATCAAACCATTTTGTGAAGATGGTAGATTCGATATTATTGCTACAGGCTCTCTTCTTGGAATAAAAGGATATAATAAAAAGAAAGGGAAAGGTGTTCCAACTGGTTTTGAACGTGTTGTTTACATGAAACCTATGGATTTTGAAGAATTTCTATGGGCAAAAGGTATTAATGAAAATGTTATTGCTTATATTCGGGAATGCTACGAAACTAAAACTCCTGTAAGCGAAGCAACTCATCAAGCGATGCTTAGATATTTTAAGGAATATATTTGTGTTGGTGGATTACCTTATATTGTTGATAGATTTATTTCTACAAATGATATGAATGTTGTTTGGCAAGAGCAACATGATATTATCGAAGAATACAAAGATGATTTTGGTAAACATCTTGATGAAAATGAAAATGAAAAAATTGACATTTCTTTGCTTGGTAGAATAAATAGAGTTTTTGATTCAATCCCAGCTCAATTAGCAAAGGAAAATAAGAAATTTGTATTTTCTGCTTTGGAGAAAAAGGGACGCTCTGAAAAATATCTTCCTGCAATACAATGGTTGTGTGATTTTGGAATTATAAATCTTTGCTACAATCTTAATAATATTTCCGAACCACTTGAAGGAAACAAAATAGATAATATTTTTAAAATCTATATTCAAGATTCAGGACTTTTTATTTCAATGCTTGATAGAGATTGTGCTGCAAAAATTCTTTCTGGAGATTTAGGATTTTACAAAGGTGCTATTTTTGAAAATATTATCGCTGATAGTTTTTCAAAACAAGATAAAAAACTTTATTATTTTCATAAAGATTCAGGTCTTGAAATAGACTTTATTTCAAAAGTAAAAGATGAAATCTCGCTTATTGAAGTAAAATCAACAACAGGAAATACAAAATCTGCTAATACTGTTTTAAAAAATCCTCAATATGATGTGAATGTTTGTTATAAACTTTCAGAAAACAACGTTGGTGTTGCTGAAAATAAAATAACAATTCCATATTATATGGCTTTTCTTTTATAA
- a CDS encoding transposase, producing the protein MHSDGTLVWLCFRPRNEHDSKAFVDITEGFEGIFVTDAGYLLKEDDLKKMYESGRKTCTATRKNMNRPMAKEQFQLLLKRNRIENVWSVMKMNYNLIYHKARSVSGMFRHFFYSISAFLFHLVEDAKLWFLPNLAAEACFTSLFSELSN; encoded by the coding sequence CTGCACTCTGACGGTACATTAGTCTGGCTCTGCTTCCGTCCCCGCAATGAGCATGACAGCAAGGCTTTTGTAGATATTACGGAAGGGTTTGAAGGCATCTTCGTTACAGACGCAGGCTATCTTCTGAAAGAGGATGACTTGAAGAAAATGTATGAGTCAGGCAGAAAAACTTGTACTGCAACCAGAAAGAACATGAACCGTCCTATGGCAAAGGAACAGTTTCAGCTTCTTCTAAAACGCAATAGAATCGAAAATGTTTGGTCTGTTATGAAGATGAATTACAATCTGATTTATCACAAGGCAAGAAGCGTAAGCGGAATGTTCAGACACTTCTTCTACAGTATATCTGCATTTTTATTTCATTTAGTTGAAGATGCAAAGCTATGGTTCTTACCTAATCTTGCTGCCGAAGCCTGTTTTACTTCATTATTCTCTGAACTTTCAAACTGA
- a CDS encoding SUMF1/EgtB/PvdO family nonheme iron enzyme → MKKLIQILFLMNFSYLFFAIDFIKIPSTEKYNIGNNKFIYYEDYYKNNPTIKKYYCKEQDIKLSEFFISEYEITVKEVKNFIHQTDYPFSFYRDNYWTEFINNKLNENNSCALLNLYESLMFIQWYSLKKGKEYRLPSNAEWEYAAIHNNKAKLPYGNPTGIFKDFYVETWRYEIPVFIPESDCSGFGMKGVLGGSEIVLDNFSDEMYEKIDKLHENPLIFEDTSCSTIRSGDINYNQRDFSDRFGLYFHNHIFFNSIYGNEIRLVYAPDTIFNKGRLDECIWFQNRGFVKETAEIYLRPDTSEKKNILKEAQEVLILFKSTDNLYYRCYYKTDGNWNAGWILASQVSITNIPWYINPL, encoded by the coding sequence ATGAAAAAACTTATACAAATTCTTTTTCTTATGAATTTCTCATATTTATTTTTTGCAATTGATTTTATAAAAATTCCGAGTACAGAAAAATATAATATTGGAAATAATAAATTCATATATTATGAAGATTATTATAAAAACAACCCGACAATAAAAAAATATTATTGCAAAGAACAGGATATTAAGCTATCAGAATTCTTTATTTCTGAATATGAGATTACCGTAAAGGAAGTAAAGAACTTTATACATCAGACAGATTATCCTTTTTCATTTTACAGAGACAATTATTGGACGGAATTTATCAATAATAAGTTAAATGAGAATAACAGCTGTGCACTTCTTAATTTGTATGAATCATTAATGTTTATTCAATGGTATTCACTAAAAAAAGGGAAAGAATACAGACTGCCTTCCAATGCCGAATGGGAATATGCTGCCATTCATAACAATAAAGCAAAGCTTCCTTATGGTAATCCGACCGGTATATTTAAAGACTTTTATGTTGAAACCTGGCGCTATGAAATCCCGGTTTTCATACCGGAAAGTGATTGTTCCGGCTTTGGAATGAAAGGGGTTCTGGGAGGTTCTGAAATAGTACTGGATAATTTCTCTGACGAAATGTATGAAAAAATTGATAAATTACATGAAAATCCTTTGATATTTGAAGATACCAGCTGCTCAACAATAAGAAGCGGAGATATAAATTATAATCAGAGGGACTTTAGCGACAGATTTGGATTATATTTCCATAATCATATATTTTTTAATTCGATTTATGGAAATGAGATTCGTTTAGTATATGCACCTGATACGATTTTTAATAAAGGAAGGTTAGATGAATGCATATGGTTCCAAAACCGGGGATTTGTAAAAGAAACGGCGGAAATTTATTTACGACCAGATACATCAGAAAAGAAAAATATCTTAAAAGAGGCACAGGAAGTATTAATTTTATTCAAATCAACTGATAATCTGTATTACCGGTGTTACTATAAAACAGATGGTAATTGGAATGCCGGCTGGATTCTGGCATCGCAGGTAAGTATTACCAATATCCCATGGTATATTAATCCATTATAA
- a CDS encoding RHS repeat-associated core domain-containing protein: MLAKESSLKSEMYLYNSQNRLCESVVIDRENKIQSVSRYAYDAFGSPVQGDLSGAADCGYLGKQFDKATGLYNYGYRDYKPAVSRFTTVDPIRDGANWFVYCDGDSVNFVDLWGLELTLILNKNSLTLEVVYKIDGKIQDVMFIKGDNNNLLKSKITTAVKPWDNSVDVDTSRTTSYGNTPKRMPDGEWKITGIKKNPTNKGSYGETWITTNAHQQEPYPDGTSKEGGGYQIHLTSTTNTDGCLGIHDELLMNQLIDFYCKNEESDHGNAKLIVKNK; this comes from the coding sequence ATGCTGGCAAAAGAATCCAGTTTGAAATCTGAGATGTATTTATACAATAGTCAAAACAGGCTCTGTGAGAGCGTTGTGATTGACCGCGAAAACAAGATACAGTCGGTGAGCCGTTACGCCTACGACGCATTCGGCTCACCAGTTCAGGGAGACCTGTCCGGAGCTGCGGACTGCGGCTATCTAGGGAAGCAGTTTGACAAGGCAACAGGATTGTACAACTACGGTTACCGAGACTACAAGCCAGCTGTCTCAAGGTTCACGACAGTAGACCCAATCAGAGATGGAGCAAACTGGTTTGTGTACTGCGATGGAGATTCAGTGAACTTTGTGGATTTGTGGGGGCTGGAATTAACATTAATTCTCAATAAAAATAGCTTAACTCTAGAAGTTGTTTATAAGATTGATGGAAAAATTCAAGATGTAATGTTTATAAAAGGTGATAATAATAACTTATTAAAATCTAAAATTACAACAGCTGTAAAACCATGGGATAATTCTGTTGATGTCGATACGAGCCGAACCACTAGTTATGGGAATACTCCTAAAAGAATGCCTGATGGAGAATGGAAAATAACTGGAATAAAAAAGAACCCTACAAACAAAGGAAGTTATGGTGAAACTTGGATAACAACAAATGCTCATCAACAAGAGCCGTATCCTGATGGTACATCAAAAGAAGGTGGAGGCTATCAAATTCACTTAACCTCAACTACAAATACTGACGGCTGTCTAGGAATACATGATGAACTGTTAATGAATCAACTAATTGATTTTTATTGTAAAAATGAAGAAAGCGATCATGGTAATGCAAAACTAATAGTAAAAAATAAATAA
- a CDS encoding ParA family protein yields MKTIAVVQRKGGNRKSTSCLNLARCLSLKGKKVLIVDLDDQKNSTQSILFENKIVHTVDEVLVNDELFVKDAFTATDWEGVKVIAGSSNFSGVIRELDGEVGSHLVLKEKLDEVKVDFDFCLVDTSPSLNILVVNALCAADFAFIPLSSKYFSLQGLGQSLESISKVKKRLSPDLKILGIAFVIYDARASLSKEVVSKASEEYKDYVLKSVVNQNVRIEEAQTARMTIFDYKSTDNGAVQYEALCEEILSIMEA; encoded by the coding sequence ATGAAGACAATAGCCGTAGTACAGAGAAAAGGCGGCAATAGAAAAAGCACTTCCTGCCTGAACCTTGCAAGATGCCTTTCACTAAAAGGGAAGAAAGTTCTTATCGTAGATCTTGATGACCAGAAAAATTCAACACAGTCAATTCTGTTTGAAAATAAAATCGTACACACTGTAGATGAAGTTTTAGTCAATGACGAGCTTTTCGTAAAGGATGCTTTTACCGCTACAGACTGGGAAGGAGTAAAGGTAATTGCCGGAAGCTCGAACTTTAGCGGCGTTATAAGGGAACTTGACGGCGAAGTCGGAAGTCATCTTGTACTTAAAGAAAAGCTTGATGAAGTAAAAGTTGATTTTGATTTCTGCCTTGTAGACACTTCTCCATCCTTAAACATTCTTGTAGTAAATGCACTCTGTGCAGCTGATTTTGCATTCATTCCGCTTTCATCAAAATACTTTTCCCTACAGGGACTCGGCCAGTCTCTGGAAAGCATTTCAAAGGTGAAGAAACGGCTCAGCCCGGATCTTAAAATTCTTGGAATTGCGTTTGTAATATATGACGCGCGTGCAAGTCTTTCAAAAGAAGTAGTTTCAAAGGCCTCTGAAGAATATAAGGATTACGTCTTAAAAAGCGTTGTAAACCAGAACGTCAGAATTGAAGAAGCACAGACTGCAAGAATGACAATCTTTGACTACAAAAGCACAGACAACGGAGCCGTGCAGTACGAAGCTTTATGTGAAGAAATCCTTTCAATAATGGAGGCATAA